The Nitrospiraceae bacterium genome window below encodes:
- a CDS encoding DUF3617 domain-containing protein, which yields MMNRGRMLAAAVVVTVVGTLPVAMAPWAPDSAMADSFNLKPGAWEITTLVERSGPPVAPDILSKLPPEQRARMEQAAKARAGNSKTLVSKECITKEELDQDRLFAGADDGDGAPCPTKVITRSSNKLEIERSCPAPAESVSHLLLQAPSPDSLIGRFDTTRRGQKVHSEMKGRWLGASCAGIE from the coding sequence ATGATGAATCGTGGACGCATGCTGGCCGCTGCTGTGGTCGTAACGGTTGTCGGCACCCTACCGGTGGCCATGGCGCCATGGGCACCCGATTCCGCAATGGCCGACTCCTTCAATCTGAAGCCGGGAGCATGGGAGATCACGACGCTCGTCGAGCGGTCCGGGCCGCCGGTAGCGCCGGACATCCTCTCGAAGCTACCGCCGGAGCAGCGGGCAAGGATGGAGCAGGCTGCCAAGGCGCGGGCGGGCAACTCGAAGACTCTCGTGTCGAAGGAATGCATTACGAAAGAAGAGCTGGATCAAGACCGGCTCTTCGCCGGTGCCGACGACGGAGACGGGGCTCCCTGTCCCACGAAGGTGATCACCAGGTCCTCGAACAAACTGGAGATCGAGCGATCCTGCCCTGCGCCCGCGGAATCCGTCTCACATCTCCTGCTGCAAGCTCCCTCGCCGGACAGCCTCATCGGGAGGTTCGACACTACCAGGCGCGGACAAAAGGTCCACTCGGAGATGAAGGGCCGCTGGCTCGGCGCCAGTTGCGCCGGCATTGAATGA
- a CDS encoding DUF1272 domain-containing protein, with amino-acid sequence MLELRPTCEQCNRPLPPDSTDARICSYECTFCAACVESIRHNVCPNCGGGFVPRPVRPSTNWKGNNCLAHDPAGTAVTHRPVDPRTHDLFAARLKAIPPEKR; translated from the coding sequence GTGCTCGAACTCAGACCGACCTGTGAGCAGTGCAACCGACCGTTACCGCCTGATTCGACGGACGCGCGCATCTGCTCGTACGAATGCACGTTTTGCGCTGCCTGCGTGGAATCGATCCGACACAACGTCTGCCCGAACTGTGGCGGCGGGTTCGTACCCCGACCCGTCAGGCCATCGACCAATTGGAAGGGCAATAACTGTCTCGCCCATGATCCAGCCGGCACCGCCGTCACACATCGCCCAGTCGATCCCCGCACTCACGACCTCTTCGCCGCCCGCCTGAAGGCTATTCCACCGGAAAAGCGGTAA
- a CDS encoding NUDIX hydrolase, with product MTDATVVPKPAVIGVVVRNGQVLSVRRSNPPDTGKWGFPDGKIKRGETIHAAAVREVEEETGLQVRPLDVLTALDVLNHDERGSLRFRYVLIAVLCEWVAGTVSPADDVSDAPWVEMSTINPCGLDTSASVSSVTTLAGRWRSRE from the coding sequence ATGACTGACGCGACTGTAGTTCCCAAGCCGGCCGTCATCGGGGTGGTGGTCCGGAACGGACAGGTGCTGTCGGTCAGACGATCCAATCCACCGGATACCGGCAAGTGGGGATTTCCCGACGGCAAGATCAAACGGGGTGAAACGATCCATGCCGCGGCGGTACGGGAAGTCGAAGAGGAGACGGGCCTCCAGGTTCGCCCGCTCGACGTCTTGACCGCACTCGACGTGCTGAACCACGATGAGCGGGGATCGCTGCGATTCCGTTACGTGCTGATTGCCGTTCTCTGTGAGTGGGTGGCGGGAACGGTCAGCCCGGCCGACGATGTGTCGGACGCGCCTTGGGTGGAGATGTCAACGATCAACCCATGCGGCCTCGACACCAGCGCGAGCGTCTCGAGCGTCACAACGTTAGCAGGGCGCTGGCGCAGTAGAGAATGA
- a CDS encoding threonine ammonia-lyase, translating to MVTWQSIEAAATRIGPSLYESPLVHSRTLSRLTGNNIFLKLENLQMTGSFKERGALNRILLMTDEERQRGVIAASAGNHAQGVAYHAAQRGIPVQIWMPRSTPLVKWSATRAHGADVVLHGDNYDEACRAAMERSRERHATFIHPFDDDEVIAGQGTLGLELLRQNQSLDVIVVPVGGGGLIGGVGCAVKEQRSAVEIVGVQTARLPSMSAALRNGHPVELPAGPTLADGIAVRQAGSRTLPLVQRYVDQIVTVDEDEIAAAILTLLEGEKTVAEGAGAVALAALQQAKTGHRGKNIAVLVSGGNLDVNLLARIIERGMVRDGRRLRLRVRLPDYPGSLEGLTSVIAKARANIVETSYNRAHYGVGLNEAALDVTMETRGRDHASELLTALTGSRYEFSVIE from the coding sequence ATGGTGACTTGGCAGTCGATCGAGGCCGCGGCCACACGCATCGGACCTTCGCTCTACGAATCTCCGTTGGTGCATTCCCGGACCCTGTCCAGACTCACCGGCAACAACATTTTCCTCAAGCTAGAAAACCTGCAAATGACCGGGTCCTTCAAGGAGCGGGGCGCTCTCAACCGCATCCTATTAATGACGGACGAGGAACGGCAGCGAGGGGTGATCGCGGCTTCGGCGGGCAACCATGCGCAGGGCGTGGCCTACCATGCGGCTCAGCGGGGCATTCCGGTTCAGATTTGGATGCCACGGTCTACGCCGCTGGTGAAGTGGTCCGCCACGCGCGCGCATGGCGCCGACGTGGTGCTTCACGGCGACAACTACGATGAGGCTTGCCGGGCGGCGATGGAACGAAGCCGTGAGAGGCACGCTACCTTCATCCATCCCTTCGATGACGACGAGGTGATCGCGGGCCAGGGTACGCTCGGCCTGGAACTCCTCAGACAGAACCAGTCCCTGGACGTGATCGTGGTCCCGGTCGGGGGAGGCGGTTTGATCGGCGGTGTCGGCTGCGCCGTCAAGGAACAGCGGTCGGCGGTGGAGATCGTGGGGGTGCAAACCGCCAGGTTACCTTCGATGAGCGCCGCGCTTCGCAACGGTCATCCGGTTGAGCTGCCGGCCGGTCCGACCTTGGCGGATGGCATCGCCGTGCGCCAAGCCGGGTCCCGCACCTTGCCGCTGGTCCAACGGTATGTCGACCAGATCGTCACGGTGGACGAAGACGAAATCGCGGCGGCGATCCTCACGTTGCTCGAGGGGGAAAAGACCGTCGCGGAGGGAGCCGGCGCGGTCGCGCTGGCGGCATTGCAGCAAGCCAAGACGGGCCATCGCGGGAAAAACATTGCGGTGCTTGTGTCCGGCGGAAACCTGGATGTGAACCTGCTGGCCCGAATCATCGAGCGAGGCATGGTGCGGGACGGTAGGCGCCTGCGGCTGCGTGTGCGGCTGCCGGATTATCCCGGCTCGCTCGAGGGGTTGACCTCGGTGATCGCCAAGGCTCGCGCCAACATCGTGGAGACGTCCTACAACCGGGCGCACTATGGCGTCGGATTGAACGAAGCGGCGCTGGATGTGACCATGGAAACGCGCGGTCGCGACCACGCGTCGGAGTTGCTGACGGCGCTGACCGGTTCCCGCTACGAGTTCAGCGTGATCGAATAG
- a CDS encoding class I SAM-dependent methyltransferase, whose translation MSTPVLLLLLSLLSATLLCLGYLIYKVRRLARLVLREVQEDLPRFVKGEIENCYQQAEALAAVLTELRLRASLPPTRNWAASPDLLRELMRHVSRHRPQTIVECGSGVSTIVLARCLEIVGTGHVYSLEHLPDQADKTREELKRQGLGAWATVLTAPLCLHRIADEEFHWYGMDGLPVPTFDMLVIDGPPATTGPLARYPAGPLLFCRLAPQAAVFLDDSNRDQEQAILSRWRKEFPRLHQDSRPCEKGCAVLWSKGDA comes from the coding sequence ATGAGCACCCCCGTCCTGCTTCTCCTGCTGAGTCTGCTGAGCGCGACCCTTCTCTGTCTCGGCTATCTGATCTACAAAGTCCGCCGCCTGGCGCGGCTCGTCCTGCGCGAGGTGCAGGAGGATCTGCCTCGCTTCGTGAAAGGCGAGATCGAAAATTGTTACCAACAGGCTGAAGCGCTGGCCGCAGTCTTAACCGAGCTTCGGCTTCGGGCCAGTCTGCCGCCGACTCGCAATTGGGCCGCCTCGCCGGACCTCCTGCGCGAGCTCATGCGTCATGTTTCCCGTCACCGACCGCAGACCATTGTGGAATGCGGGAGCGGCGTCTCCACCATCGTCCTCGCCCGTTGCCTCGAGATCGTAGGCACAGGCCATGTCTACAGTCTCGAGCATCTTCCCGATCAAGCGGACAAAACCAGGGAAGAACTTAAGCGGCAGGGCCTCGGGGCCTGGGCGACGGTGCTGACCGCTCCGCTCTGTCTCCATCGCATCGCGGACGAGGAATTTCACTGGTATGGGATGGATGGATTGCCGGTCCCCACTTTCGACATGTTGGTGATCGACGGTCCTCCCGCGACCACTGGTCCGCTGGCGCGCTATCCTGCCGGGCCGTTGTTGTTCTGCCGGCTCGCGCCACAAGCGGCTGTCTTTCTCGATGACAGCAACCGGGACCAAGAACAAGCGATCCTGAGCCGCTGGAGGAAGGAGTTTCCCCGCCTTCACCAAGACAGTCGTCCCTGCGAGAAGGGCTGCGCCGTCCTGTGGAGCAAGGGGGACGCATAG
- a CDS encoding short chain dehydrogenase, which yields MRVILVGATGTIGSAVAAALSAKHEVVAVGHKAGALRVDLASADSITQMFRSVGVFDAVVSTAGVAKFGSLDDLKDADFQVGLGNKLMGQVNLVRIGRQFINDGGSFTLTSGVLGQEPMKGSASISMVNAGLEGFVRAAALELPRGLRVNVVSPPWVTATLIRLKMDPAQGMPAEAVARAYVASVEGTMTGVKIDPRKPAVAGRA from the coding sequence ATGCGAGTGATACTTGTCGGGGCAACGGGCACGATCGGATCAGCGGTGGCGGCGGCCTTGTCGGCCAAGCATGAGGTAGTCGCGGTAGGGCATAAGGCCGGCGCCTTGCGAGTGGATTTGGCGTCGGCAGACTCGATCACCCAAATGTTTCGCAGTGTCGGCGTCTTTGATGCGGTCGTGAGCACGGCGGGGGTCGCGAAGTTCGGGAGTTTGGACGATCTGAAGGATGCGGATTTTCAAGTGGGGCTCGGCAATAAACTGATGGGGCAGGTCAATCTGGTACGGATCGGGCGGCAGTTCATCAACGATGGCGGGTCCTTTACCCTGACCAGCGGCGTCCTTGGCCAAGAGCCGATGAAGGGCAGTGCCTCCATCAGCATGGTGAATGCCGGACTGGAAGGTTTCGTGCGTGCGGCGGCGCTGGAACTGCCCCGGGGGCTCCGTGTCAACGTCGTGAGTCCGCCCTGGGTGACGGCTACCTTGATCAGGCTCAAGATGGATCCGGCGCAGGGCATGCCGGCTGAAGCCGTTGCCCGGGCCTATGTTGCGAGTGTGGAAGGGACGATGACCGGCGTGAAGATCGATCCCCGCAAGCCGGCAGTCGCGGGGAGGGCGTAA